Within the Pseudomonas guangdongensis genome, the region CGGCTGAGCACGTAGCCCTGGATCTGCTGGCAGCCTTCGAGGGCGAGGAAGCGTTCCTGGGACTTGGTTTCCACCCCCTCGGCGATCACCGTCAGCTGCATGCTGCGGCCCAGGGCGATGATGGCGCGGGCGATGGCGGCGTCGTTGGGGTCGTCGGGCAGGCCGTCGACGAAGGACTTGTCGATCTTCAGGGTGTCGATGGGCAGGCGCTTGAGGTAGCTGAGCGAGGAGTAGCCGGTGCCGAAGTCGTCGATGGCCAGCTGCAGGCCCAGTTCGCGCAGGCTTTGCAGCACCGGCAGCGCTTCCTCCTTCTGGCTCATCACGAAGGTTTCGGTGATTTCCAGTTGCAGCTTGTCGGGGCTCAGCCCGCAGGACTGCAGCAGTTCGCCGATGCGCGCGCTCAGGTGCGGCTGGCGCAGTTGCGGGCCGGAGAGGTTGACCGCCAGCGGGCCGAAGTCGGCGTAGCAGGCCTGCCAGGCGGCCATCTGCCGGCAGGCCTGTTCCAGCACCCAGTCGCCCAGTTCGACGATGCTGCCGTTTTCCTCGGCGATGGCGATGAAACGGTCCGGCGGCACGTCGCCGAGGGTCGGATGGTGCCAGCGCAGCAGGGCCTCGGCACCGACCAAACGGGCGTCGTTGAGGCATTGCTTGGGCTGGTAGTGCAGGCTCAGCTCGCCGCGCTCCAGGGCGCGGCGCAGGTCGTTCTCCAGGTTCATCCGCTCGGTGGCCTGGAAGCTCAGGTCGGCGCTGTAGAACTCGAAGCGGTTGCGGCCCTTGGCCTTGGCCCGGTACATGGCGGCGTCGGCGTTCTTGACCAGGGTGGCGACGTCCTCGCCGTGCTCGGGGAACAGGCTGACGCCGATGCTCGAACTCATGAAGAACTCGTGCTCGCCGGCGCGGAACGGGCGGGCGAAGGCGCTCATCAGCTTGTTGGCGACCAGCTCGACGTCCTCGATGCAGTGGACGCTGGGCATCAGCACGATGAATTCGTCGCCGCCCAGGCGCGCCACGGTGTCGACTTCGCGCAGCTGTTCGCGCAAGCGGCGGGCGATGCCCTTGAGCAGCAGGTCGCCGACCGGATGGCCGAGGGTGTCGTTGATGTGCTTGAAGCGGTCGAGGTCGAGGAACAGCACGGCGCCGCGGCGTTGCTCGTTGAGCGCCTCGTCGAGGGCCATCTGCAGGTGGTTCTCGAACAGCAGGCGGTTGGGCAGGCCGGTCAGCGGGTCGTGGTGGGCCTGGTAGTCGAGGCGCGCCTGGGCATGCTTGAGCGGGGTGATGTCGGCGAACACGGCGACGAAGTGCGTGGTTTCGCGGCTGCCGTTGCGCACCGCGCTGATGGTCAGCCAGGCCGGGTAGGGCTCGCCGTTCTTGCGCCGGCTCCAGATCTCGCCCTGCCAGTGGCCGTCCTGCTCGATGCCGAGGTGGATTTCCTGGCGCAGTTCCTGGTTGTGCTGGGAGCCGGCCAGCAGCTGGGTGGTCTGGCCGAGGGCCTCGCTCTCGCTGTAGCCGGTGATGGCGCTGAAGGCGCGGTTGATCGCGACGATGTGCTGCTCCAGGTCGGTGATCATCACGCCTTCGGCGGTGTTCTCGAATACCGCGGCGGCCTGCTGGAGCTTCTCCTGCATGCGTTCGCGCTCGGTGATGTCGCGGATGATGCTCAGCAGGCAGGCCTGGCCGTCGATCTGCAGCGGCTGGGCGCTGAGTTCGCACAGGCGCAGCTGCTGCGCGCGGTTGCGGATCTGCACGACCATGTGCTGCACGCTGCCCTCCTGCTCCAGGCGGCGCAGCAGGCGCTTGCGTTCCAGGGCGTTGGGCCACAGGCCGATGCTCAGGGTGGTGTGCCGCAGGGCTTCCTCGCTGGCGTAGCCGGTGATGCGGGTGAAGCCGGGGTTGACGTCGAGCAGCTGGCCGTCGTGCAGGCGGGTGATCATCAGGCCATCCGGGGTGGCGCAGAAGGCCTTGGCGAACTTCTCCTCGGAGAGGCGCAGCTGCTGGCGCGTCTGGCGCAGCGCGGCGAGATCGCGCAGCGCCACGACCAGCGCCGGCTGGCGGCCGAGCTGCAGGTGGCGGGCCGAGAGCAGGCCGTTGAACTCGCTGTCGGCGCCGCACTGCAGGCTGATTTCCAGGTTCTGCACCTCGCCGGCCTGCAGGCGCTGCAGCAGCTGCTCGCCCTGGCGGGGATCGCCCCAGATCGGCAGCTCGCTGACCGGGCGTTCGGCGAGCTGGCGGGCGTCGAGTCCGCTGTGGTGGGCGAAGCAGTGGTTGGCGGCGAGGATGCGTCCGTCGTCGCGGTCGAGCAGCAGCATGATGTCGGGGCTGTGCAGGAAGGCGTTGCGGAACAGCTCCTGGCTGCGGCGCTCCTCGTCGATGTCGATCAGCAGGCCGGCCAGGCCGGGGCCGTCGGGTAGCGCGCGGAAGCTGGCCAGGCTCAGCACCCAGCGCAGCCGGCCGTCGGCGCCGATCAGCCTGTGGCTGTGGCGCAGCAGCGGCGCCTCGGCGCTGACCGCGCGGTAGGCGGCCAGAGTGGCCTCGGCATCGTCGGGATGCAGGGTACGGCCGAGGAAGTCGGCGTCGAGCCAGGCGTCGGCCGGATAGCCGAGCAGCGCCTCGACCTGGCCGGACATGTGGCTGAAGCGCAGGTCGGCCTGGCGCATTTCCCAGCTGGCCAGGGGCAGGCGGGCGAGGCTCTGCGGATCGCCCGGCAGGCCCGGATGGCGCTTGCGTTCGGCGAGCAGATGCCGTGCCCGCTGCAGGCGCTGTCGGTAGCCGAGGGCTACGAGGGTCGCCAGCAGGGCGGACAGGGCGGCGAGGAGGGCTGGCGTGTCGGCCTCGGCGGACATCCAGTCGGCGAGGGCGGCATGGCAGGGCGGGGCGAGCAGCAGTGCCAGGCACAAGGTGGCCGGAGCCTTCAGGCGCAGCATGACGGTCCCTCGATTGCGCGGTTGTCGCGAAAGTGTAGAAGCTCGCCTGCCGCCGTGCGTAAAAAAGCCCCGGGACCTTGCGGTGCCGGGGCTTGTCACGAGCCGTCGCGCTTACTCGTCGAGGAACGAGCGCAGGTGTTCGCTGCGGGTCGGGTGGCGCAGCTTGCGCAGCGCCTTGGCCTCGATCTGGCGGATGCGCTCGCGGGTGACGTCGAACTGCTTGCCGACTTCCTCGAGGGTGTGGTCGGTGTTCATGTCGATGCCGAAGCGCATGCGCAGCACCTTGGCTTCGCGGGCGGTGAGGCCGCCGAGCACTTCGCGGGTGGCTTCCTTGAGGCTTTCCACGGTCGCCACGTCGATCGGCGACTGCATGGTGGAGTCCTCGATGAAGTCGCCCAGATGCGAATCCTCGTCGTCGCCGATCGGCGTCTCCATGGAGATCGGCTCCTTGGCGATCTTCAGCACCTTGCGGATCTTGTCCTCGGGCATGTCCATGCGCTCGCCCAGTTCTTCCGGAGTCGGCTCGCGGCCCATCTCCTGGAGCATCTGCCGCGAGATGCGGTTGAGCTTGTTGATGGTCTCGATCATGTGCACCGGGATGCGGATGGTGCGCGCCTGGTCGGCGATCGAGCGGGTGATCGCCTGGCGGATCCACCAGGTGGCGTAGGTCGAGAACTTGTAGCCGCGGCGGTATTCGAACTTGTCCACCGCCTTCATCAGGCCGATGTTGCCTTCCTGGATCAGGTCGAGGAACTGCAGGCCGCGGTTGGTGTACTTCTTGGCGATGGAGATCACCAGGCGCAGGTTGGCCTCGACCATCTCCTTCTTGGCGCGGCGTGCCTTGGCCTCGCCGATCGACATGCGGCGGTTGATTTCCTTGATCTCGGCGATATCGAGATCGAGTTCCTGCTGCAGGTCGATGAGGGTCTGCTGGCAGGCCTTGATGTCATCCTGCAGGCGGGCGATGGCTTCGGCGTATTTGGCCTTGCCGGCGGTCAGGCCGTCGATCCAGCCGAGGTCGGCTTCGTTGCCGGGGAACAGCTTGAGGAAGTCGGCGCGCGGCATGCGCGCATCGCGCACGCACAGCTGCATGATGGCGCGTTCCTGGGCGCGTACGCGGTCGAGCGCGTCGCGGACCATGACGACCAGCGCGTCGAACTGCTTGGGCACCAGCTTGATCGGCATGAACAGCTCGGCCAGCGCGTCCAGCTCGGCATCGCCCTGGGCGCTGCCACGGCCGTGCTTCTTGAGAATCTTGCGGGCCTTTTCCAGCTGCTCGGCCACGGCGCCGAAGCGGCGGGCGGCTTCTTCCGGGTCGGGGCCACCGTCGCCCTCTTCCTCGGTGTCGGTCTTCTCCTCGCCGTCCTCTTCCTCGTCGTCGTCGCTGGCGGCCGCGGGGGCTTTGGCGACCGGCGGCGGTACCGCCTCGCTCTCGGCGGGCAGGCTGCCGTCGTCGGGATCGATGTAGCCGCTGAGGACGTCGGAGAGGCGTCCGCCTTCGCTGACGATGCGCTGGTATTCGGCGAGAATGCTTTCTACCGAGCCCGGGAAGCGGGAGATGGCCGCCATCACTTCGCGCAGGCCTTCCTCGATGCGCTTGGCGATTTCGATCTCGCCTTCGCGGGTGAGCAGCTCGACGGTACCCATTTCGCGCATGTACATGCGCACCGGGTCGGTGGTGCGGCCGATGTCGCTCTCCACCGCGGCCAGGGCGGCGGCGGCTTCCTCGGCGGCGGCCTCGTCGGTATCCGCCTCGGCGAGCAGCAGGGCATCGGCATCCGGGGCAGTCTCGAATACGTTGATGCCCATGTCGTTGATCATGCGGATGATGTCTTCGACCTGTTCCGGATCGGAAATGTCTTCCGGCAGGTGGTCGTTGACCTCGGCATAGGTCAGGTAGCCCTGCTCGCGACCGCGGGCGATCAACTCTTTGAGACGGGATTGCTGTTGCGCTTTTACGGACATGTTCACCCTATCCACTGAAGGTCTTGGCGGGCTGAAAAGAAGCCGAGGATTATAGCCGAATCGGGGGGTCAGGTGCCAGATGGCCCCGGCGATGCGCTGCTGGTACTCCGGCTCAGCAGGTCGCGCAGGCGGAGCTTTTCCTCCGCGCTGAGTTCGCTGTGCCGCGCTTTGCGCAACAGGCCTTCGAGGCTGCGCTCACGCTGGCGGGCTGCCAAGGTAGTTATAGTGTCGAAAAACTGTTGTTCAAGGTTGTCGCGACTGATCAGCCATTCCTTTTCCGCCAGGCTGCGCAGCAGGCGGCCCTGCTCGGTGCCGTGCCAGCGTGCCAGCAGTTGCAGCGAATTCTGCTGCGGATGCTTCTGCAGCGATTCCAGCAGGGATACCAGCAGCTGGGCGTAGGTGTCGTCTTCGGCGGCGAAGTGTCCGGCATCCTCGACCTTCTGCGCCAGTTGCGGGTGATGCAGCAGGGTGCGCAGGGCGCCCAGGGTCGGCGATTCGACACCGGCGCCGCGGCGCGGCGGCAGGATCGCCGGCGGTTCGCGGCGCTGCCAGGAGCGGGCGCCTTTCCATTCGTCGCCGCCCGCGCGCGGGTCGCGCCACGGCTGTGCGCTGGCCGGCGGCGCTGCGGCGTCGTGGCCGAGGTGGGCGGGTGGTGCGCTCGGGCGCTCGGCGTGCTCGCCGAGCGTCGCCGGGTCGAGGCCGGTCAGTTCGCCGAGGCGCTGGCGCATCAGGGCGCGCAGGTTGGCGCCGGGCAGGCGCTCGATCAGCGGCATCGCCAGGGTGGCCAGGTGCGCCTTGCCCTCCAGGGTGCTGGGGTCGGCTTCCTCCATCAGGTGACGAAAGAAGTAGTCGGCCAGCGGCTGGGCCTGCTGGTGGATGCGCGCGCGGAAGGCGTCGGTGCCCTCGCGGCGCACCAGGCTGTCCGGATCCTCGCCCTCGGGGAGGAACAGGAAGCGCACCCGGCGGCCGTCCTGCAGGTTCGGCAGGCAGGACTCCAGGGCGCGCCAGGCGGCGTTGCGTCCGGCGCTGTCGCCGTCGAAGCAGAACAGCAGGCTCGGCACGACGCGGAACAGGCGCTTGATGTGTTCCTCGCTGGTGGCGGTGCCGAGGGTCGCCACCGCGTTGCGCAGGCCCTGCTGGGCCAGGGCGATGACGTCCATGTAGCCCTCGACCACCAGGATTTCGTCGAGGTCGCGGCTGCTCTTGCGCGCTTCGTAGAGGCCGTAGAGTTCCTGGCCCTTGTGGAACACCGGGGTTTCCGGCGAGTTGAGGTACTTGGGCTTGTCGTCGCCGAGCACCCGGCCGCCGAAGGCGATCACCCGGCCGCGGCTGTCGCGGATCGGGAACATCACCCGGTCGCGGAAGCGGTCGTAGCGCTTGCCGCTGTCGGCGTTCTCGATCAGCAGTCCGGCGTCGATCAGCGCCTTCTGCTGCAGGCTGTCGCCGCCCAGGTGCTTCATCAGGTTGTCCCAGCCGGGCGGGGCGAAGCCGAGGCCGAAGTCGCGGGCGATCACCCCGGACAGGCCGCGGCCCTTGAGGTAGTCGACCGCCGCCTGGCGGGCCGGGTGGCTCTTCAGCGCCTGGCGGTAGTAGCCGGCGGCGGCCTCCAACAGCGGGTAGAGCGGCGAGTCGCCGCTCTGGCGGGGGCGCTGGCCGGGGCGCGCGTCCTCGCGTGGCACGTCGAGCCCGGCGCGCTTGGCCAGATCCTCGACCGCCTGGGGGAAGTCCAGGTGGTCGTGCTCCATCAGGAAGCTCAGGGCGTTGCCGCCGGCGCCGCAGCCGAAGCAGTAGTAGAACTGCTTGTCCGGGCTGACGCTGAACGAGGGGGTCTTTTCCTGGTGGAACGGGCAGCAGGCGCTGTAGTTCTTGCCGGTCTTCTTCAGCTGCACGCGCGAGCCGACCACTTCGACGATGTCGGTGCGGTTGAGCAGGTCGTCGATGAAGCGTTGCGGGATCAGGCCGGCCATGGGGTGCTCGTCTGCGGACCGTTCAGCCGCAGGTGCGGGCTGGCGGGCGGGATTGGAAGCGCTCGGCAATGCAAAAAACTCCGGGCCTTGCCGGGGCAAGTCGGAGTGGCGGTGGATCTAAAGCAAACACCCGGCCTGGGCCGGGTGTGCATGCGAACTGACTGACTGAGTCGGAACTCAGTACAGACGCTCGCGGCGGCGCTGCTCGCGCTGCACTTTCTTGGCGTGGCGCTTCACGGCAGCCGCGGCCTTGCGCTTGCGCTCGGCGGTGGGCTTTTCGTAAAACTCGCGGCTGCGCACTTCGGCCAGTACACCGGCTTTTTCGCAGGAGCGCTTGAAACGACGCAGGGCTACGTCGAAGGGTTCGTTCTCTTTAACTTTGACGGCGGGCATCCAGGTCGTACCTTCACTGATTACCGAGTATGAATGGTGCAATCCAGCAAAAAGGCTCGGGAGGCACCGGTTCTCAAGGGCTGCGGATATTACCCCCTTGCCGGGGGGAATGCAAAGCTTCGCGTGGCGAAAAGCGCCGGCCGGCGGTCTGCCGGGACGCTGCGAGTGCTTGGTGTCGGCCGGTCTGGCGCTTATCATGCGCGGTTTATCACCCCCTATCAGGGCGAAACGAGGCGATTTGCCGATGCGAGTGCTGGGCCTGGAAACCTCCTGCGACGAAACCGGCGTTGCGCTGTACGACAGCGAGCGCGGCCTGCTGAGCGATGCGCTGTTCAGTCAGATCGACCTGCACCGGGTCTACGGCGGTGTGGTGCCCGAGCTGGCCTCGCGCGATCACGTCAAGCGCATGCTGCCGTTGATCCGCGAGGTGCTCGACGGCGCCGGCTGCCGCTTCGCCGACATCGACGCGGTGGCCTATACCGCCGGGCCGGGCCTGGTCGGTGCGCTGCTGGTCGGTGCCTCCTGCGCCCAGGCGCTGGCGCTGGCCTGGGGGGTGCCGGCGGTCGGCGTCCACCACATGGAAGGCCACCTGCTGGCGCCGATGCTGGAGGAAACCCCGCCCGAGTTCCCCTTCGTCGCCCTGCTGGTGTCGGGCGGGCATACCCAGCTGGTGTGCGTCGACGGCATCGGCCGCTACGAGCTGCTCGGCGAGTCGCTGGACGATGCCGCCGGCGAGGCCTTCGACAAGACCGCCAAGCTGATCGGCCTGGGCTATCCGGGTGGCCCGGAGATCGCTCGCCTGGCCGAGCGCGGCACGCCGGGGCGCTTCGTGTTCCCGCGGCCGATGACCGACCGGCCCGGCCTGGCGTTCAGCTTCAGCGGGCTGAAGACCTTCGCCCTCAACACCTGGAAGCAGTGCGAGCGCGAGGGCGGCGACCTCGAACAGGCGCGCGCTGACATCGCCTTGGCCTTCCAGCAGGCGGTGGTGGAGACGCTGACCATCAAGTGCCGGCGCGCACTCAAGCAGACCGGCCTGCAGCGCCTGGTGATCGCCGGCGGGGTGAGCGCCAACCAGGCGCTGCGTCAGGCGCTGGAAACCATGCTCGGCGAGCTCAAGGGCCAGGTGTTCTACGCGCGGCCGCGTTTCTGCACCGACAACGGCGCGATGATCGCCTATGCCGGCTGCCAGCGCCTGCTGGCCGGTCAGCACGAGGGGCCGCAGATCCAGGTGCAGCCGCGCTGGTCGATGGAGAGCCTGCCGGCGGTCTGAGGACGCGCGGTACTCAGCCGAGCAGTGAGCGTTCGCGGCCCTGGCGCAGGGCCCGCAGGTTGTCGCGATGGCGCCAGACGATCAGTATGGACAGCAGGCCGAGCGGCCACAGCAGCTCCGGCTGTTGCCAGGCCAGCAGCGGCAGGCTCAGCGGCGTGGCGCTGAGCGCCGCCAGCGAACTGATGCGGGTCAGGGCGAAGACCAGCAGCCAGACGCCCAGCGCCAGCAGCGCGGCCGGCCAGTAGAGCCCCAGCAGCAGCCCGGCGGCGGTGGCCACGCCCTTGCCGCCGCGAAAGTGGAAATACAGGGGATAGAGATGCCCCAGCACGGCGGCCAGGCCGATCCAGGCCTGCTGCAGCGGCGGCAGCTCCGCCTGGCGGGCCAGCAGTACCGGCAGCAGGCCCTTGCCCAGGTCGCCGAGCAGGGTCAGCGCCGCGGCGCGCTGCCCGGCCAGGCGCAGCATGTTGGTGGCGCCGGGATTGCCCGAGCCGCCCAGACGCGGATCGCCGCTGCCCAGCCAGCGGCCGAGCAGCACGGCGAACGACAGAGAACCGAGCAGATAGGCAAGCAGTGCCAGCAGCCAGGGCATGAGCGATTCCGGGGGCGGCAAAGCCCTGATTCTAACGATGCGCCACGACCTTGTCGTGGCACGAAGAGGGTAGCGTGGACATAGTCTTCATCGACGGGCTGGAAGTCGACACCGTGATCGGCGTGTACGACTGGGAGCGCGGCATTCGCCAGTGCCTGACCCTGGACCTGCAGCTGGGCTGGGACATCCGCCCGGCGGCGGCCGGCGACGACCTGGGCGCGGCCCTCGACTACGCGGCGGTCAGCGCGCGGGTGCAGGCGTTCGCCGCCGCCAGCAGCTTCCAGCTGGTGGAAACCTTCGCCGAGCGGCTCGCCGCGCTGCTGATGACCGAGTTCGGCATCGCCTGGCTGCGCCTGCGTCTGACCAAGCCCGGCGCGGTGCCGGCGGCGCGCGGCGGGGTGGGTGTGGAGATCGAACGCGGATGCCGCTGACCACGGTGTTTCTCGGTCTGGGCAGCAATGTCGACCGTCACCGCCACCTGTGTGCGGGCCTCGATGCGCTTGCGGCCTTCCTCGTCGACCTGCGCTGTTCTCCGGTGTTCGAGAGCGAGCCGGTGGGCATCCGCAGCGGGCCATTCTACAACCTGGCGGTGCTGGCGCAGACCGACCTGCCGCTGGCCGAGCTGGATCGCCGGCTCAAGGCCATCGAGGCGGACAACGGTCGCTACGCGCCGGATCGCAAGGGGTTGCCGCTGGATATCGATGTGCTGCTCTACGACGACCTGATCGGCGACTTCGACGGCCTACAGCTGCCGCGCGCGGAGATTCTGCGCAACGCCTTCGTGCTCTGGCCGCTGGCCCTGCTGGCCCCTGCGGCGCGGCACCCGGCCGAGGGGCGCAGCTTCGCCGCGCTGTGGCAGACGGCGTGCATCGGTCAGCGGCTGTGGCCGGTGTCCTTCGTCTGGCGCGGCGTCGAGCTGACCCCGGCCGAGTTGCGGGCGGCCTTCCCGGCTCCGTAGGGTGCCCGTGCGCACCACTCCGGACACCTCTGTCAGGACGCGGCGCTCCTTACGGCGCCTTGGCGCGTCGCTCCTCGCGAAAGACCTTGAGCGCCGCGAGGCGCGCGCGCTTGAGCGCCTCGCCCAGCTCCGCCCCCTTGAATCCCTGCGCCAGCAGCGGCTGCACCGCCACACCGCGCGCCACGGCGGCGGCGGCACGCAGGTAGTCGGCTTGCGGATAGGCGCGCTGCTCGAAGCCGAGGCGGCCGCGGGCGTCCATCTCGCAGGCGGCGAGGAACTGCTCGAAGCGCTCCGGGCGGCGGTACAGATCGAAGTGCTGGAACAGCTCGGCCAGGGTCTGCGCGCGCAGCTCCAGGGCGCGATGGGCGTGGGTGTGGTATTCGCCGACCAGCAGGGCCAGCTCGGCGCACTCGCGCGGCGCCTTGCAGCGTGCGTTGACCGCTTCGATCAGCGGCAGACCGCGCTGTTCGTGGGCGATGTGTCGCGGCCAGTGGCGCGGGTCGGTGAGGCCCTTGCCCAGATCGTGGAGCAGGCAGGCCCAGCGTACCGCCAGCGGCTGGGCGTGCTCGGCACACTGGCGCAGCACCATCAGCACATGCACGCCGCTGTCGACTTCCGGGTGATGGCTGGCGGTCTGCGGCACGCCGAACAGCGCGTCGACCTCCGGCAGCAGCGCGCGCAGCGCGCCGCAGTCGCGCAGCACCTGGACGAACAGGTCGGGGCGCGGCTCCAGCAGGGCGCGCTCGGTTTCCTTCCATACCCGCTCGGCGGTCAGCGCGGCCAGTTCGCCCGAGGCGGCCAGTTCGCGCATCAGCGCCAGGGTCTCGTCGGCGACGCGAAAGCCCAGCGGCGCGTAGCGGGCGGCGAAGCGGGCGACGCGCAGCACCCGCAGCGGGTCCTCGGCGAAGGCCGGCGAGACATGGCGCAGCAGGCGATCGGCGAGGTCGCGCTGGCCGCCATAGGGGTCGATGATCCGCCCGTCGGCGTCCTCTGCCATGGCGTTGACCGTCAGGTCGCGGCGGATCAGGTCCTCTTCGAGGGTCACCTCGGGGCTGGCATGGAAGACGAAGCCGCCATAGCCGCGCCCGCTCTTGCGTTCGGTGCGCGCCAGGGCGTACTCCTCGCCGGTCTCGGGGTGGAGGAACACCGGGAAATCGGCGCCCACCGGGCGAAAGCCGCGGGCGAGCAGCTCCTCGGCATGGGCGCCGACCACCACCCAGTCGGTTTCCGTGACGGGGCGGCCGAGCAGGCGGTCGCGCACGGCGCCGCCGACCTTGTAGATCTGCATGGACTGTCCTGAAGGCTGCGGGGGCGCACAGGATACCCCGCGCCATCGGCGGGTCGGTAATGCCGCTGGGCGCAGGGCCGGGCACGCGCATGAGGTCGCCGCGGCGCTGCGAGCAGTCCGGCCTCGCCTTGAGGCGGCGTTGCCGGGCGCGGGCGATCGCAGCGAGGGCACTGCGCCCACGGGGTTCGCGGGCGCATCGGACGTCCCTGCACCCGCCTCGCGATCCGTGAACTGCGCCATGCCGGCGGGACGACCTTGAGCGGACTCAGGCCGGAGGGGCGGGGCCGGCGCGGCCTCAGAGCGGACGGACGCCCACCTCGGCGTCCGCCTCGCGCTCGCGGCGCGGCGGCACGTGCTGGACGTTGAGGCGCTGGTCGCCGTGCATGCTTTCCAGGTGCACGTCGAAGCCCCACAGGCGGTGCAGGTGCTTGAGCACATCCTCGGTAGAGCTGCCCAGCGGCTTGCGGT harbors:
- a CDS encoding EAL domain-containing protein, coding for MLRLKAPATLCLALLLAPPCHAALADWMSAEADTPALLAALSALLATLVALGYRQRLQRARHLLAERKRHPGLPGDPQSLARLPLASWEMRQADLRFSHMSGQVEALLGYPADAWLDADFLGRTLHPDDAEATLAAYRAVSAEAPLLRHSHRLIGADGRLRWVLSLASFRALPDGPGLAGLLIDIDEERRSQELFRNAFLHSPDIMLLLDRDDGRILAANHCFAHHSGLDARQLAERPVSELPIWGDPRQGEQLLQRLQAGEVQNLEISLQCGADSEFNGLLSARHLQLGRQPALVVALRDLAALRQTRQQLRLSEEKFAKAFCATPDGLMITRLHDGQLLDVNPGFTRITGYASEEALRHTTLSIGLWPNALERKRLLRRLEQEGSVQHMVVQIRNRAQQLRLCELSAQPLQIDGQACLLSIIRDITERERMQEKLQQAAAVFENTAEGVMITDLEQHIVAINRAFSAITGYSESEALGQTTQLLAGSQHNQELRQEIHLGIEQDGHWQGEIWSRRKNGEPYPAWLTISAVRNGSRETTHFVAVFADITPLKHAQARLDYQAHHDPLTGLPNRLLFENHLQMALDEALNEQRRGAVLFLDLDRFKHINDTLGHPVGDLLLKGIARRLREQLREVDTVARLGGDEFIVLMPSVHCIEDVELVANKLMSAFARPFRAGEHEFFMSSSIGVSLFPEHGEDVATLVKNADAAMYRAKAKGRNRFEFYSADLSFQATERMNLENDLRRALERGELSLHYQPKQCLNDARLVGAEALLRWHHPTLGDVPPDRFIAIAEENGSIVELGDWVLEQACRQMAAWQACYADFGPLAVNLSGPQLRQPHLSARIGELLQSCGLSPDKLQLEITETFVMSQKEEALPVLQSLRELGLQLAIDDFGTGYSSLSYLKRLPIDTLKIDKSFVDGLPDDPNDAAIARAIIALGRSMQLTVIAEGVETKSQERFLALEGCQQIQGYVLSRPLPAEAFAERFLVARDVTLGADTRASL
- the rpoD gene encoding RNA polymerase sigma factor RpoD, whose amino-acid sequence is MSVKAQQQSRLKELIARGREQGYLTYAEVNDHLPEDISDPEQVEDIIRMINDMGINVFETAPDADALLLAEADTDEAAAEEAAAALAAVESDIGRTTDPVRMYMREMGTVELLTREGEIEIAKRIEEGLREVMAAISRFPGSVESILAEYQRIVSEGGRLSDVLSGYIDPDDGSLPAESEAVPPPVAKAPAAASDDDEEEDGEEKTDTEEEGDGGPDPEEAARRFGAVAEQLEKARKILKKHGRGSAQGDAELDALAELFMPIKLVPKQFDALVVMVRDALDRVRAQERAIMQLCVRDARMPRADFLKLFPGNEADLGWIDGLTAGKAKYAEAIARLQDDIKACQQTLIDLQQELDLDIAEIKEINRRMSIGEAKARRAKKEMVEANLRLVISIAKKYTNRGLQFLDLIQEGNIGLMKAVDKFEYRRGYKFSTYATWWIRQAITRSIADQARTIRIPVHMIETINKLNRISRQMLQEMGREPTPEELGERMDMPEDKIRKVLKIAKEPISMETPIGDDEDSHLGDFIEDSTMQSPIDVATVESLKEATREVLGGLTAREAKVLRMRFGIDMNTDHTLEEVGKQFDVTRERIRQIEAKALRKLRHPTRSEHLRSFLDE
- the dnaG gene encoding DNA primase; this translates as MAGLIPQRFIDDLLNRTDIVEVVGSRVQLKKTGKNYSACCPFHQEKTPSFSVSPDKQFYYCFGCGAGGNALSFLMEHDHLDFPQAVEDLAKRAGLDVPREDARPGQRPRQSGDSPLYPLLEAAAGYYRQALKSHPARQAAVDYLKGRGLSGVIARDFGLGFAPPGWDNLMKHLGGDSLQQKALIDAGLLIENADSGKRYDRFRDRVMFPIRDSRGRVIAFGGRVLGDDKPKYLNSPETPVFHKGQELYGLYEARKSSRDLDEILVVEGYMDVIALAQQGLRNAVATLGTATSEEHIKRLFRVVPSLLFCFDGDSAGRNAAWRALESCLPNLQDGRRVRFLFLPEGEDPDSLVRREGTDAFRARIHQQAQPLADYFFRHLMEEADPSTLEGKAHLATLAMPLIERLPGANLRALMRQRLGELTGLDPATLGEHAERPSAPPAHLGHDAAAPPASAQPWRDPRAGGDEWKGARSWQRREPPAILPPRRGAGVESPTLGALRTLLHHPQLAQKVEDAGHFAAEDDTYAQLLVSLLESLQKHPQQNSLQLLARWHGTEQGRLLRSLAEKEWLISRDNLEQQFFDTITTLAARQRERSLEGLLRKARHSELSAEEKLRLRDLLSRSTSSASPGPSGT
- the rpsU gene encoding 30S ribosomal protein S21, whose translation is MPAVKVKENEPFDVALRRFKRSCEKAGVLAEVRSREFYEKPTAERKRKAAAAVKRHAKKVQREQRRRERLY
- the tsaD gene encoding tRNA (adenosine(37)-N6)-threonylcarbamoyltransferase complex transferase subunit TsaD, coding for MRVLGLETSCDETGVALYDSERGLLSDALFSQIDLHRVYGGVVPELASRDHVKRMLPLIREVLDGAGCRFADIDAVAYTAGPGLVGALLVGASCAQALALAWGVPAVGVHHMEGHLLAPMLEETPPEFPFVALLVSGGHTQLVCVDGIGRYELLGESLDDAAGEAFDKTAKLIGLGYPGGPEIARLAERGTPGRFVFPRPMTDRPGLAFSFSGLKTFALNTWKQCEREGGDLEQARADIALAFQQAVVETLTIKCRRALKQTGLQRLVIAGGVSANQALRQALETMLGELKGQVFYARPRFCTDNGAMIAYAGCQRLLAGQHEGPQIQVQPRWSMESLPAV
- the plsY gene encoding glycerol-3-phosphate 1-O-acyltransferase PlsY; translation: MPWLLALLAYLLGSLSFAVLLGRWLGSGDPRLGGSGNPGATNMLRLAGQRAAALTLLGDLGKGLLPVLLARQAELPPLQQAWIGLAAVLGHLYPLYFHFRGGKGVATAAGLLLGLYWPAALLALGVWLLVFALTRISSLAALSATPLSLPLLAWQQPELLWPLGLLSILIVWRHRDNLRALRQGRERSLLG
- the folB gene encoding dihydroneopterin aldolase, with amino-acid sequence MDIVFIDGLEVDTVIGVYDWERGIRQCLTLDLQLGWDIRPAAAGDDLGAALDYAAVSARVQAFAAASSFQLVETFAERLAALLMTEFGIAWLRLRLTKPGAVPAARGGVGVEIERGCR
- the folK gene encoding 2-amino-4-hydroxy-6-hydroxymethyldihydropteridine diphosphokinase, encoding MPLTTVFLGLGSNVDRHRHLCAGLDALAAFLVDLRCSPVFESEPVGIRSGPFYNLAVLAQTDLPLAELDRRLKAIEADNGRYAPDRKGLPLDIDVLLYDDLIGDFDGLQLPRAEILRNAFVLWPLALLAPAARHPAEGRSFAALWQTACIGQRLWPVSFVWRGVELTPAELRAAFPAP
- a CDS encoding multifunctional CCA addition/repair protein → MQIYKVGGAVRDRLLGRPVTETDWVVVGAHAEELLARGFRPVGADFPVFLHPETGEEYALARTERKSGRGYGGFVFHASPEVTLEEDLIRRDLTVNAMAEDADGRIIDPYGGQRDLADRLLRHVSPAFAEDPLRVLRVARFAARYAPLGFRVADETLALMRELAASGELAALTAERVWKETERALLEPRPDLFVQVLRDCGALRALLPEVDALFGVPQTASHHPEVDSGVHVLMVLRQCAEHAQPLAVRWACLLHDLGKGLTDPRHWPRHIAHEQRGLPLIEAVNARCKAPRECAELALLVGEYHTHAHRALELRAQTLAELFQHFDLYRRPERFEQFLAACEMDARGRLGFEQRAYPQADYLRAAAAVARGVAVQPLLAQGFKGAELGEALKRARLAALKVFREERRAKAP